The Sphingosinithalassobacter sp. CS137 genome includes a region encoding these proteins:
- the prsK gene encoding XrtA/PEP-CTERM system histidine kinase PrsK has protein sequence MAGALILWTHALAALLFGAVALWAFRSREEQVPRLPLTVALTATALWALAVAGIGADDLVTVLAELLRNLAWFGFMVVLHRRDGSIRPPFALATVYGVVGLVALGSAGLQMLGSAAPADRAADFADAALLLQMLVTVAALLLVQALHTAVAPGAGAGLRWIVLALGGLWLTDLNIFTVGYLTGELAPELFVLRGVAMVLVAAGIGAGLHHKGDWSMQVSRTVAYQSLSLVGIAAYVALLALATSALATVGGENARVLQTAFVFGSTAAVLTLVSSPWLRAWAKVKLAKHFFRHRYDYRAEWIRFTETLGQPEGAAPLDERIVKAIADLTDSPAGLLLVPDGSGLGPGAAWNWGRDMLPAASDAALARHLARTGRIIELDALRQNAAEGADLAAVPQWMLDLQKAWVLVPLPHLGQLAGAILLARPPLPRALDWEDFDLLKVAGRQVASYLAEARAQEALAEAQRFDEFNRRFAFILHDIKNLVSQLTLVARNAERHADNPQFRADMVVTLKESVERMNALLARLSQHHRSRAEAPHAVEVMPLVERLAAARAKQHPIAATGTRAAVAHADPARLEQLLGHLIQNAVDASPPHEPVTLDVGADGLRVTIDVIDRGCGMSPGFVRDRLFKPFVSSKEGGFGIGAFEALQLAQAMGGSIAVTSREGSGSRFRVTLKAAHAADVGMGEAA, from the coding sequence CGCTCACCGTCGCGCTGACCGCGACTGCGCTCTGGGCGCTCGCCGTCGCCGGCATCGGCGCCGACGATCTGGTGACGGTGCTCGCCGAGCTGCTGCGCAACCTCGCCTGGTTCGGCTTCATGGTCGTTCTGCATCGGCGCGACGGCAGCATCCGCCCGCCCTTCGCGCTCGCCACCGTCTATGGAGTCGTGGGGCTGGTGGCGCTCGGTTCGGCGGGGCTGCAGATGCTCGGCAGCGCTGCTCCGGCGGATCGCGCCGCCGATTTCGCCGACGCCGCGTTGCTGCTTCAGATGCTCGTCACGGTCGCGGCGCTGCTGCTCGTGCAGGCGCTGCACACCGCAGTCGCGCCCGGCGCAGGCGCAGGGCTCCGTTGGATCGTCCTCGCGCTCGGCGGGCTTTGGCTCACCGATCTCAACATCTTCACCGTCGGCTATCTGACCGGCGAGCTCGCGCCCGAGCTGTTCGTGCTGCGCGGCGTTGCCATGGTGCTGGTCGCCGCCGGCATCGGCGCGGGGCTGCACCACAAGGGCGACTGGTCGATGCAGGTATCGCGCACGGTCGCCTATCAATCGCTCTCGCTCGTGGGCATCGCCGCCTATGTCGCCCTGCTCGCGCTCGCCACCAGTGCGCTGGCGACGGTGGGCGGCGAGAACGCCCGCGTGCTCCAGACGGCATTCGTCTTCGGCTCGACCGCCGCGGTGCTGACGCTCGTCTCCTCGCCATGGCTGCGCGCCTGGGCGAAAGTGAAGCTGGCCAAGCATTTCTTCCGCCACCGCTATGATTATCGCGCCGAATGGATCCGCTTCACCGAAACGCTGGGCCAGCCGGAAGGCGCGGCTCCGCTGGACGAGCGAATCGTGAAGGCGATCGCCGATCTGACCGATTCGCCGGCCGGGCTGCTGCTTGTCCCGGACGGCAGCGGCCTCGGCCCGGGCGCTGCCTGGAATTGGGGACGCGACATGCTGCCGGCCGCCAGCGATGCGGCACTTGCCCGCCATCTCGCCCGCACCGGGCGGATCATCGAACTCGACGCGCTGCGCCAGAACGCTGCCGAAGGCGCCGATCTCGCCGCCGTGCCGCAATGGATGCTCGATCTTCAGAAGGCCTGGGTGCTGGTGCCGCTGCCGCATCTGGGGCAGCTCGCCGGTGCGATCCTGCTCGCGCGGCCGCCGCTGCCGCGCGCGCTCGATTGGGAGGATTTCGACCTGCTCAAGGTCGCCGGCCGTCAGGTCGCCAGCTATCTCGCCGAAGCGCGCGCACAGGAAGCGCTCGCCGAGGCGCAGCGGTTCGATGAATTCAACCGCCGCTTCGCCTTCATCCTTCATGACATCAAGAATCTCGTGAGCCAGCTGACCCTCGTCGCCCGCAACGCCGAGCGCCACGCCGACAACCCGCAGTTCCGCGCCGACATGGTCGTGACGCTGAAGGAATCGGTCGAACGCATGAACGCACTGCTCGCCCGCCTTTCGCAGCACCATCGCAGCCGCGCCGAAGCACCCCATGCGGTCGAGGTCATGCCGCTGGTCGAGCGCCTTGCTGCGGCGCGCGCCAAGCAGCATCCGATCGCGGCCACCGGCACGCGCGCCGCCGTCGCCCACGCGGACCCCGCGCGGCTCGAGCAGCTGCTCGGCCATCTGATCCAGAACGCAGTCGATGCCAGCCCGCCGCACGAGCCGGTGACGCTCGATGTCGGCGCCGATGGGCTCCGCGTCACGATCGACGTGATCGACCGTGGCTGCGGCATGTCGCCCGGCTTCGTGCGCGACCGGCTGTTCAAGCCCTTCGTCTCCTCGAAGGAAGGCGGCTTCGGCATCGGCGCGTTCGAGGCGCTCCAGCTCGCGCAGGCAATGGGCGGCAGCATCGCGGTCACGTCGCGCGAAGGCAGCGGTAGCCGCTTTCGGGTGACGCTGAAGGCAGCGCACGCCGCCGATGTGGGAAT